In Thermoflexus sp., the following proteins share a genomic window:
- the rbsD gene encoding D-ribose pyranase, which produces MKKRGLLNAPLSQVVAQMGHGDLLVIADAGLPIPPAVQRIDLAVRPGLPPFLDVLDAVLEELHVEKAIMAVEMMDRSPTLYAALRERLASIPLEHVPHETFKAMTATARAVVRTGECTPYANVILVSGVIF; this is translated from the coding sequence ATGAAAAAACGTGGGTTGCTCAACGCTCCTTTGAGCCAGGTGGTGGCTCAGATGGGGCATGGGGATCTGCTGGTTATCGCCGACGCGGGGCTGCCGATCCCTCCAGCGGTCCAGCGGATTGACCTGGCGGTTCGTCCGGGGCTCCCCCCCTTTCTGGATGTCCTCGATGCGGTCCTGGAGGAACTTCACGTAGAGAAGGCGATTATGGCCGTTGAGATGATGGACCGCAGCCCCACGTTGTATGCCGCCTTACGGGAGCGGCTGGCCTCGATCCCCCTGGAGCACGTGCCCCATGAGACCTTCAAGGCGATGACGGCGACTGCCCGCGCGGTGGTCCGGACCGGCGAATGCACCCCTTATGCCAATGTGATCCTGGTATCTGGTGTGATCTTTTAA